A DNA window from Carnobacterium funditum DSM 5970 contains the following coding sequences:
- a CDS encoding IS30 family transposase: MTYTHITMDELVMIEAYYHQGIPVAKIAAYLNRTRTPINNVIRFFRAGHTAFEYYLRYKKNKKQCGREKVVLPEEQHLYIKEKVAEGWTPDVIIGRKEMTIDCSVRTLYRQFKEKTFDEATLPMKGKRKPNGHQERRGRQAYKRNISERIIDYPTFKEEFGHIEGDTIVGVRHKSAVITLVEILSKAIITLKPKGRKACDIESAMNQWFQSIPKKLFKSITFDCGKEFSNWKSLCNQHDVAIYFADPGTPSQRALNENSNGLLRKDGLPKEMDFNEVDQAFVSSVAHKRNIIPRKSLNYQTPLEVFMSYMDEDILYSLI, translated from the coding sequence ATGACCTATACCCATATTACCATGGATGAACTAGTGATGATAGAAGCTTATTACCATCAAGGTATTCCAGTTGCTAAAATAGCTGCTTACTTGAATCGTACTCGAACACCGATTAATAATGTTATCAGGTTCTTCAGAGCAGGACATACAGCTTTCGAGTATTACCTACGGTATAAGAAAAACAAGAAGCAGTGTGGACGCGAAAAAGTTGTTTTACCAGAAGAACAACATCTTTATATCAAGGAAAAAGTAGCTGAAGGCTGGACGCCTGATGTCATTATTGGCCGTAAAGAAATGACAATAGACTGTTCCGTACGAACACTTTATAGACAATTTAAAGAAAAAACATTCGATGAAGCTACCCTTCCAATGAAAGGGAAAAGAAAGCCTAACGGACATCAAGAACGTAGAGGTAGACAAGCTTATAAACGAAATATCTCTGAAAGAATAATAGATTATCCAACATTTAAAGAAGAATTTGGTCATATCGAAGGAGATACCATTGTAGGTGTCCGCCACAAAAGTGCGGTCATTACTCTAGTAGAGATTTTATCGAAAGCTATCATTACCTTAAAGCCCAAAGGGCGTAAAGCCTGCGACATTGAGAGTGCTATGAATCAATGGTTCCAATCCATACCAAAAAAATTATTCAAATCAATTACTTTTGATTGCGGTAAGGAGTTCTCCAACTGGAAATCTTTGTGCAACCAGCATGATGTCGCTATCTACTTCGCTGACCCTGGAACGCCTTCACAACGAGCTTTAAACGAGAATTCTAATGGGCTTCTTCGAAAAGATGGATTGCCAAAAGAAATGGATTTCAACGAAGTTGATCAGGCTTTCGTATCGTCTGTTGCACACAAACGGAATATAATTCCAAGAAAGTCATTAAATTACCAAACACCGCTGGAAGTTTTTATGAGTTACATGGATGAAGATATTTTGTATAGCTTAATTTGA
- the purR gene encoding pur operon repressor — MKVKRSERLIDMTRYLLEKPHKLVSLTYFANRYDSAKSSISEDLSIIKKTFKDRGTGTLETVPGAAGGVRYIPEIAKEEAKEFIEDMCERLSEANRLLPGGYVYLSDLLGEPQTLRQIGKIIASQYLHDSIDAVMTVATKGVPIAQAVSSYLNVPFVMVRRDSKITEGSTVSINYVSGSSERIEKMELSKRSLKRGSRVLIVDDFMKGGGTVNGMKSLIDEFEAQLVGVTVFAESTFSGNRMIEDYTSLLCVDEVDIRDKTIHVTPGNYFKHNESK, encoded by the coding sequence TTGAAAGTAAAAAGAAGTGAACGGTTAATTGATATGACTCGTTATTTATTAGAAAAACCCCATAAGTTAGTTTCTTTAACTTATTTTGCAAATCGCTATGATTCGGCAAAATCCTCTATTAGTGAAGATTTATCTATTATTAAAAAGACGTTCAAAGATCGGGGTACAGGCACATTAGAAACAGTTCCTGGGGCAGCAGGAGGCGTACGTTATATTCCAGAGATAGCCAAAGAAGAAGCAAAAGAATTTATTGAAGATATGTGTGAACGTTTGTCAGAGGCGAACCGCTTATTGCCAGGAGGCTACGTTTATTTATCAGACTTATTAGGAGAACCACAAACGTTACGCCAAATCGGAAAAATTATTGCTTCTCAATACCTTCATGATTCAATCGATGCAGTTATGACAGTAGCTACAAAAGGAGTGCCAATTGCCCAGGCGGTTTCAAGTTATTTAAATGTCCCATTTGTAATGGTACGACGTGATTCTAAAATTACAGAAGGATCAACCGTAAGTATTAACTATGTTTCAGGATCTTCTGAACGGATAGAAAAAATGGAGTTATCTAAACGTAGTTTAAAAAGAGGGTCACGTGTCTTAATCGTGGACGATTTCATGAAAGGCGGCGGGACCGTCAATGGAATGAAGAGCCTGATTGACGAATTTGAAGCTCAATTAGTTGGGGTGACCGTTTTTGCAGAATCAACCTTTAGCGGAAACAGAATGATTGAAGATTACACATCATTGTTGTGTGTGGATGAAGTAGATATTCGCGATAAAACCATTCACGTGACTCCTGGAAATTATTTTAAACATAACGAGTCAAAATAA
- a CDS encoding metal ABC transporter ATP-binding protein: MHYIEVKDLSFYYDEEPVLENISFTVDPGEFVMLTGENGAAKSTLLLNVLGLLTPNKGTVSISPVNERNEKLSIGYIPQQVASFNAGFPSTVLELVRSGRYQRGKWFKKLDAEDKEHVERALKSVGMWDMRYKKIGELSGGQKQRISLARIFATDPDLFVLDEPTTGMDIDSRREFYELLKHNSKVHSKGILMVTHDHDDIKQYADRHIQLVRKEDSPWRCFSMDSCKEPSKLHS; the protein is encoded by the coding sequence ATGCATTACATTGAAGTTAAAGACTTATCCTTCTATTATGACGAAGAGCCGGTCTTGGAGAACATTTCTTTTACAGTTGATCCAGGCGAATTCGTTATGTTGACAGGTGAAAATGGTGCGGCTAAATCAACTTTACTTCTTAACGTATTAGGTTTATTAACACCAAATAAGGGGACAGTTTCTATCTCTCCAGTAAATGAAAGAAATGAAAAATTAAGTATTGGATATATTCCCCAGCAAGTTGCTTCGTTTAATGCGGGTTTTCCTAGTACGGTCTTGGAATTAGTGCGTTCTGGACGTTACCAAAGAGGCAAATGGTTTAAAAAACTAGATGCAGAAGACAAGGAGCATGTTGAACGCGCATTAAAATCAGTTGGTATGTGGGATATGAGATACAAAAAAATTGGGGAACTTTCAGGTGGGCAAAAGCAGCGTATTTCATTAGCTCGTATTTTTGCAACCGATCCGGATCTTTTTGTACTTGATGAACCGACGACTGGAATGGATATTGATTCACGTCGAGAATTTTACGAATTATTAAAACACAATAGTAAAGTTCATAGCAAAGGAATCTTAATGGTTACCCATGATCATGATGATATTAAACAGTATGCAGATCGTCATATTCAACTCGTTAGAAAGGAGGATTCACCGTGGAGATGTTTTTCTATGGATTCATGCAAAGAGCCTTCCAAGCTTCATTCTTAA
- a CDS encoding NusG domain II-containing protein, with amino-acid sequence MTKFKIYKKLVKPLDVVIIILLLVGSFIPYFIFNRQNFSGDQNSTVIAVISINGKEVKQMELSNETENEEFTFYPAEGQYNIIEVDGTKIRNKEDNSPDQIAVKTGWISKPGETSICLPHKLIIEVKAINPEKDSEEDIIIPL; translated from the coding sequence ATGACTAAATTTAAAATATATAAAAAATTAGTTAAACCATTGGATGTGGTTATTATTATCTTATTGCTTGTTGGATCATTTATTCCGTACTTTATATTTAATCGACAGAACTTTTCAGGAGATCAAAACAGTACAGTTATTGCTGTTATCTCTATTAATGGCAAAGAAGTAAAACAGATGGAATTATCAAATGAGACAGAAAATGAGGAATTTACGTTCTATCCAGCAGAAGGACAATACAACATTATCGAAGTTGATGGAACAAAAATACGAAATAAAGAAGATAATAGTCCTGATCAGATTGCTGTGAAAACAGGTTGGATTAGTAAGCCAGGGGAGACTAGTATTTGTTTGCCTCACAAATTAATTATTGAAGTAAAAGCAATTAACCCAGAAAAAGATTCTGAAGAAGACATCATCATACCACTCTAA
- a CDS encoding peptide ABC transporter substrate-binding protein, giving the protein MKQLIYFAVGMIFISGCGQSASQVTNQESTSGKNKTEQTLNLSVASELPTIDPALSQDTISFTALNQVMEGLYRLDKDEKPIPALVEGEPEVSEDRLTYQFTLKPNLKWSNGEALTAVDFEYGWKRIVDPETAANYSFVMSDIKNAEAILAGEAKVDDLGIKALNKLDLEITLEKPVENFLKLITKPTFSPQKESFVTDQGSKFGTNSDSALYNGPFILKEWDGTGLSWVYEKNDQYWDQENVSLTTVTNQVIKVTSTGLNLYNNEKIDSIALTGEFAQQYNQDPEFMAPLMAKSVYLELDHLNNPALKNKKLRTALALAISREELAESIIANGSKALGGLVTNGLVENPQTGEDFREASGNYLEYEPEKASQLWAVAQKELGLTNVDLQLVTDDDEVTKKVSQYLQNTIEKNLPGVTVSLKSVPFKSRIELGDNGDFDLLLSGWGADVNDTNNFLSLFLSGSVFNGGKYSNEKYDQLVQASMGKDSSNPDKKWGNDLAAEKILLEDAAIIPLYQQAQAMLVKSSVHNYHMSQINSVNLKYVSIE; this is encoded by the coding sequence ATGAAACAACTTATTTACTTTGCTGTAGGGATGATATTTATAAGTGGGTGCGGGCAATCTGCTAGCCAAGTAACCAATCAAGAATCTACTTCAGGAAAAAATAAAACAGAACAAACGCTAAATCTGAGTGTTGCCTCAGAATTGCCGACAATTGATCCAGCTTTATCACAAGATACCATTAGTTTTACCGCTTTAAACCAAGTGATGGAGGGCCTTTATCGGTTAGATAAAGATGAAAAACCTATTCCAGCTTTAGTTGAAGGAGAACCAGAAGTCAGCGAAGACCGGTTGACTTATCAGTTTACATTGAAGCCAAATTTGAAATGGTCGAACGGCGAAGCGTTAACTGCTGTAGACTTTGAATACGGTTGGAAACGTATTGTAGATCCTGAAACAGCTGCTAATTATTCATTTGTGATGTCTGATATAAAAAATGCTGAAGCTATTTTAGCCGGAGAAGCTAAAGTTGATGATTTAGGAATAAAAGCATTAAACAAATTAGATTTAGAAATAACCTTAGAAAAACCAGTAGAAAATTTTTTGAAATTAATCACCAAACCGACTTTTTCCCCTCAAAAAGAATCGTTTGTTACTGACCAAGGTTCAAAATTTGGAACGAATAGTGATTCAGCTTTATACAATGGACCATTTATCTTGAAAGAATGGGATGGAACGGGTTTATCATGGGTGTATGAAAAAAATGATCAATACTGGGATCAAGAAAACGTTTCTTTAACGACGGTTACTAATCAAGTGATTAAAGTAACTTCTACAGGATTAAATTTATACAACAATGAAAAAATTGATTCCATTGCATTAACTGGAGAATTTGCTCAACAATACAATCAAGACCCTGAATTTATGGCACCTTTAATGGCTAAATCCGTATACTTAGAGTTAGACCATCTAAATAATCCAGCGTTGAAAAATAAAAAGCTAAGAACTGCATTAGCGTTAGCAATATCGCGTGAGGAATTAGCAGAAAGCATTATTGCTAATGGATCTAAAGCTCTTGGGGGGTTAGTTACTAATGGTTTAGTTGAAAATCCCCAAACAGGCGAAGATTTTAGAGAAGCATCCGGTAACTATTTAGAATATGAACCAGAAAAGGCTTCTCAATTATGGGCAGTGGCACAAAAGGAATTAGGATTAACGAACGTTGATTTGCAGCTAGTAACGGATGATGATGAAGTAACAAAAAAGGTGAGTCAATATTTACAAAATACAATTGAAAAGAATTTACCAGGTGTGACGGTTTCTCTAAAAAGTGTACCTTTCAAAAGTAGGATTGAGTTAGGTGACAATGGAGATTTTGATTTATTATTATCCGGTTGGGGTGCAGATGTTAATGATACAAATAATTTCTTGAGTTTATTTCTATCAGGTTCTGTTTTTAATGGTGGGAAATATTCTAATGAAAAATATGACCAACTTGTTCAAGCGTCTATGGGGAAAGATAGCAGTAATCCTGATAAAAAATGGGGGAATGATTTAGCAGCTGAAAAAATTCTGTTGGAAGATGCGGCAATTATTCCGCTTTATCAGCAAGCGCAAGCGATGTTAGTGAAAAGCTCTGTGCATAATTATCATATGAGCCAAATTAACAGTGTCAATTTAAAATATGTATCTATTGAATAG
- a CDS encoding L-lactate dehydrogenase: protein MVNTEIKDHQKVIIVGDGAVGSSYAFTLVTQNIAQELGIIDIDTAKAEGDAMDLSHALAFTSPKKIYAASYSDCHDADIVVITAGAAQKPGETRLDLVQKNLKIFKSIIDNIMASGFDGIIIVATNPVDILTYATWKFSGLPQNRIIGSGTSLDSARFRQAIAELTGVDSRNVHGYILGEHGDTEFPVWSHANIAGLQIYEWIKDNPGVDEEALVDVFFKVRDAAYDIIERKGATFYGIAVSLARITKAILSDENAILPLSVYLDGEYNQKDIFIGAPAIVNRQGIQSVIQIPLNDSEQEKMNYSAETLRKVTQDAMRMLEEESK from the coding sequence ATGGTCAATACTGAAATAAAAGATCATCAAAAAGTTATTATCGTTGGTGACGGTGCGGTGGGTTCTAGCTACGCTTTCACTTTAGTCACACAAAATATCGCTCAAGAACTTGGTATTATCGATATCGATACGGCAAAAGCAGAGGGTGATGCAATGGATCTTTCTCACGCACTAGCTTTCACTTCTCCCAAAAAAATTTATGCTGCTAGTTATAGTGATTGTCACGATGCCGATATTGTTGTTATTACTGCTGGCGCAGCTCAAAAACCCGGTGAGACTCGCTTAGACTTAGTACAAAAGAATTTAAAGATATTTAAAAGTATTATAGATAATATTATGGCCAGCGGTTTTGATGGTATCATTATCGTTGCAACTAACCCAGTAGATATTTTAACTTACGCTACTTGGAAATTTTCTGGTCTACCTCAAAATCGCATTATCGGATCAGGTACTTCTTTAGATAGTGCTCGTTTCCGTCAAGCTATTGCTGAACTTACAGGTGTAGACTCTCGTAATGTTCATGGTTACATTTTAGGTGAACACGGGGACACAGAATTCCCAGTATGGTCACATGCTAACATAGCTGGTCTTCAAATTTATGAATGGATAAAAGATAATCCTGGAGTAGATGAAGAAGCTTTAGTTGATGTGTTCTTTAAAGTTCGTGATGCTGCTTACGATATCATTGAACGAAAAGGCGCTACTTTCTATGGTATAGCTGTTTCATTAGCACGTATTACCAAAGCTATCTTATCTGACGAAAATGCCATCTTACCTCTTTCGGTATATTTAGACGGCGAATACAACCAAAAAGATATTTTCATTGGAGCACCCGCAATCGTAAATCGTCAAGGTATCCAAAGTGTTATTCAGATTCCTTTAAACGATTCTGAACAAGAAAAAATGAATTACTCTGCTGAAACTCTTAGAAAAGTTACACAAGATGCTATGAGAATGTTAGAAGAAGAATCAAAATAA
- a CDS encoding cupin domain-containing protein → MNQKSEQYWIKHLELTPHPEGGFFRSVSQSAEIYEFKDGYERSLYTSIYFLLNQENPSHFHRLKSDEVWYFHAGNPLTVHMLYSDGRYNQVTLGGTLEKNESLQFTVPKGVIFGSTVENHGGYSLVSCMVSPGFDYKDFELFTQAELLKDYPQHKSVIEKLAFKTLPD, encoded by the coding sequence ATGAACCAAAAATCAGAGCAGTACTGGATTAAGCATTTAGAATTGACCCCTCATCCTGAAGGTGGCTTTTTCAGATCTGTTTCTCAATCTGCTGAAATCTATGAATTTAAGGATGGGTATGAAAGATCCTTATACACGAGTATTTATTTTTTATTAAACCAAGAGAATCCATCGCATTTTCATCGTTTAAAATCTGATGAAGTTTGGTATTTTCATGCTGGCAATCCTTTAACTGTCCATATGCTTTATTCTGATGGACGTTATAATCAAGTAACATTGGGTGGTACACTTGAAAAAAATGAATCTTTGCAATTTACCGTTCCTAAAGGCGTTATTTTTGGATCAACTGTTGAAAATCATGGAGGCTATTCGTTAGTCAGTTGTATGGTCTCTCCTGGTTTCGATTACAAAGATTTCGAATTGTTTACGCAAGCAGAATTACTCAAAGACTATCCACAGCACAAATCGGTTATTGAAAAATTAGCTTTTAAAACTTTACCTGACTAA
- a CDS encoding M20 family metallopeptidase, with translation MKTWVTKINQKESVAALKRIVSIPSVNIGDGVTYPPFGQAIADCLAEVLSICKTLGMSTYSDPEGFYGYADYGQGEELVAVLCHLDVVPAGDLNLWDTHPFNAVVKDGKLLGRGSQDDKGPTIAALYGFKAVVDEGINFTKRIRFVFGTDEETLWRCMDRYNLKEEQPTMGFVPDSSFPVTYAEKGLLQIKLIGPGSSDFSLVCGGAFNVVPDRASYQGNDAKIVSEKLAEINVNQNFDGQLVTVKGKAVHASTAEQGINAINQLAKGLVHVHPHPMVQFLAEKVGDETNGFSIFGEIQDEMTGELTFNVASICIDENNSEIKLDLRIPISFPIEDLVETLKNVVAPYGLNYQEFDHVAGLYVPKESELVQTLMTIYQSKTGDKTWPLTSGGATYARTMQNMVAFGARFPTTEGLAHQSNEGISLDELFQAMDIYAETIFQLCCRTKKTHSYL, from the coding sequence ATGAAAACTTGGGTAACGAAAATAAATCAGAAAGAAAGCGTGGCAGCTTTAAAAAGAATAGTCAGTATTCCTTCTGTTAATATAGGAGATGGCGTAACCTATCCACCATTTGGGCAAGCTATTGCTGATTGTTTAGCAGAAGTGTTAAGTATTTGTAAAACGTTAGGAATGTCGACTTATTCGGACCCTGAAGGGTTTTATGGATACGCTGATTATGGACAAGGTGAGGAGTTAGTAGCGGTATTGTGTCACTTAGATGTCGTTCCTGCTGGAGACTTGAACTTATGGGATACTCATCCTTTCAATGCAGTAGTTAAAGATGGAAAATTACTTGGTCGTGGATCACAAGATGATAAGGGTCCAACTATAGCAGCTCTATATGGTTTTAAAGCAGTAGTTGATGAAGGAATCAATTTTACTAAGCGTATTCGATTTGTTTTTGGAACAGATGAAGAAACATTGTGGCGTTGTATGGATCGTTATAACTTGAAAGAAGAGCAACCAACAATGGGATTTGTCCCAGATAGTTCTTTTCCCGTAACGTATGCTGAAAAAGGATTGTTGCAAATTAAGTTAATTGGTCCAGGAAGTTCGGACTTCTCATTAGTTTGTGGCGGTGCATTTAATGTCGTTCCTGATCGTGCGAGTTACCAAGGTAATGATGCAAAAATAGTTAGTGAAAAATTAGCTGAAATAAATGTAAACCAAAATTTTGATGGACAATTGGTTACAGTAAAAGGGAAAGCTGTTCATGCTAGCACAGCTGAACAAGGCATTAACGCAATCAATCAATTAGCAAAAGGACTTGTTCATGTTCATCCGCATCCGATGGTACAATTTTTAGCCGAAAAGGTGGGGGATGAAACGAATGGATTTAGTATCTTTGGTGAAATTCAGGATGAGATGACTGGAGAATTAACGTTTAATGTGGCATCTATCTGTATCGATGAAAATAATTCAGAAATAAAATTGGATCTACGCATCCCAATCAGTTTTCCAATAGAAGATTTAGTCGAAACACTTAAAAATGTAGTAGCACCTTATGGGCTAAACTATCAAGAATTTGATCATGTAGCTGGGCTGTATGTTCCTAAAGAGAGCGAATTAGTTCAAACGTTAATGACTATTTACCAAAGTAAAACAGGTGATAAAACTTGGCCGCTCACATCAGGAGGGGCGACCTATGCAAGAACGATGCAAAACATGGTTGCTTTTGGAGCCCGTTTTCCTACAACGGAAGGGTTAGCTCACCAGAGTAATGAAGGGATATCACTAGATGAACTGTTTCAAGCGATGGATATCTATGCAGAAACGATTTTTCAATTATGTTGTAGAACCAAAAAAACACATTCCTACTTATAA
- a CDS encoding metal ABC transporter permease: MEMFFYGFMQRAFQASFLIAVIAPILGLFLILRRQSLMADTLSHISLAGIALGLLLNVNPTFMTLIVVVIAAVAIDYLRMLYKSYSEISIAILMSAGMAVALVLMSLNEGGTNTSIQQYLFGSIVTINFAQVRLLLFLFIIVVGLFLVFRKPMYVLTFDEDTAFTAGLPVKLMSIIFNVITGVTIAVIMPIVGALLVSAIIILPAAIAMRLSKSFNLVILAGIIIGLIGMLTGLTASYQFGTPPGATITLVFIVIFIFTTIIKKVINQLRYKKNRRV; encoded by the coding sequence GTGGAGATGTTTTTCTATGGATTCATGCAAAGAGCCTTCCAAGCTTCATTCTTAATTGCAGTCATTGCTCCAATTTTAGGATTGTTTTTAATTCTTAGACGGCAATCACTGATGGCTGATACATTATCACATATTTCTTTAGCAGGGATTGCATTGGGTTTGTTGCTAAATGTTAATCCAACATTCATGACGTTAATTGTTGTTGTTATAGCAGCTGTAGCAATAGATTATTTACGGATGCTCTACAAATCATATTCAGAAATTTCTATTGCTATTTTAATGTCAGCAGGAATGGCCGTTGCTTTAGTTCTGATGAGTTTAAACGAAGGTGGAACGAACACAAGTATCCAACAGTATTTATTTGGATCAATTGTGACCATCAACTTTGCGCAAGTACGCTTATTGCTCTTTCTTTTCATAATAGTTGTAGGACTATTCTTAGTCTTTCGTAAACCAATGTATGTTTTGACTTTTGATGAGGATACAGCCTTTACAGCGGGTTTACCAGTCAAGTTGATGTCAATTATCTTTAATGTGATTACGGGTGTCACGATTGCGGTTATTATGCCTATTGTGGGAGCTTTATTAGTCTCTGCGATCATTATATTGCCTGCAGCCATTGCCATGAGATTGAGCAAAAGTTTTAATTTAGTTATTTTAGCAGGCATTATCATTGGTCTTATTGGAATGCTTACTGGTCTAACTGCTTCATATCAATTCGGAACGCCACCAGGAGCAACGATTACATTGGTGTTTATTGTCATTTTTATTTTCACGACGATTATAAAAAAAGTTATCAATCAACTAAGATATAAGAAAAATCGACGAGTTTAA
- a CDS encoding ribose-phosphate diphosphokinase, which yields MSEHYFDPKLKIFALNSNKPLAKKIADEVGVELGKLSVDQFSDGEIRINIEESIRGDHVYIIQSTSSPVNDNLMEMLIMIDALKRASAKTINLVIPYYGYARQDRKARSREPITAKLVANMITAAGADRILTLDLHASQIQGFFDMPVDHLLGASLLANYFLDCGLEGEGVVIVSPDHGGVTRARKLAEFLKAPIAIIDKRRPKANVAEVMNIIGSIEGKKCILIDDMIDTAGTITLAAQALEEAGATEVYACCTHPVLSGPAIERIQNSAIKQLIVTDSIYLPEDKKIDKIIGISVSALMADAIKRIHENKSVSPLFERKFKKKS from the coding sequence ATGTCAGAACACTATTTTGATCCAAAGTTAAAGATTTTTGCGTTAAACTCAAACAAACCATTAGCAAAGAAAATTGCTGATGAAGTAGGAGTAGAATTAGGAAAACTCTCAGTGGATCAGTTCAGCGATGGAGAAATTCGAATCAATATTGAAGAAAGCATTCGTGGGGACCATGTTTATATTATTCAATCAACTTCTAGTCCAGTAAATGATAACTTAATGGAAATGTTGATTATGATTGATGCATTAAAACGAGCTAGTGCAAAAACAATAAATCTAGTTATTCCTTATTATGGATATGCTAGACAAGACCGTAAAGCACGTTCAAGAGAGCCAATTACTGCAAAATTAGTCGCAAATATGATTACAGCTGCAGGAGCAGATCGTATTCTGACATTAGACTTACATGCTTCACAAATCCAAGGGTTCTTTGATATGCCAGTGGATCATTTATTAGGGGCATCACTTTTAGCAAATTACTTTTTAGATTGTGGTCTTGAAGGAGAAGGCGTTGTAATTGTTTCGCCTGATCATGGCGGAGTTACCCGTGCGCGTAAGTTAGCAGAATTCTTAAAAGCGCCAATTGCAATAATTGATAAACGTCGTCCAAAAGCCAATGTGGCAGAAGTAATGAATATCATTGGATCAATTGAAGGTAAGAAATGTATCTTAATCGATGATATGATTGATACAGCAGGAACCATTACGTTAGCTGCTCAAGCCTTGGAAGAAGCTGGAGCTACTGAAGTTTATGCTTGTTGCACACATCCAGTTTTATCTGGTCCTGCGATTGAGCGAATCCAAAATTCGGCTATTAAGCAATTGATTGTGACAGATTCCATCTATCTTCCTGAAGACAAAAAAATCGATAAAATCATTGGAATAAGTGTTAGTGCTTTAATGGCCGATGCCATTAAACGGATTCATGAAAATAAATCTGTTAGCCCACTTTTTGAAAGAAAATTTAAGAAAAAGTCGTAA
- the glmU gene encoding bifunctional UDP-N-acetylglucosamine diphosphorylase/glucosamine-1-phosphate N-acetyltransferase GlmU: protein MIQRYAVVLAAGQGSRMKSKLYKVLHPVAGKPMVGHVIEQVEATGANEIVTIVGFGAEKVKDYLGNRTNYAVQEEQLGTGHAVIQAETHLKDKEGITLVICGDTPLLTAETLNNLFDYHQEKGAKATILTAHAQNPTGYGRIIRNKENSVEKIVEQKDASEAERLVQEVNTGTYCFDNRLLFETLSQVGNQNSQGEYYLPDVIEILKKQNEIVDAYKMISENEGKGVNDRVALAEASQLMRERINKMHMQNGVTMIDPTTTYIDSDIVIGSDTVIEASVSLKGKTIIGEDCFIGAHSEISNSIISDGVRVTNSTVKDSVMEKNSNIGPYSHLRPNSHVGEAVHIGNFVEIKNATLGLKTKVGHLTYIGDADLGENINVGCGTIFVNYDGKNKFRTTVGKNVFVGCNANLIAPLTIGENVYIAAGSTITRDIPTEAMAIARARQENKLEYYNKLPH from the coding sequence ATGATACAAAGATATGCAGTCGTATTAGCAGCAGGTCAAGGCTCACGTATGAAATCTAAGTTGTATAAAGTCTTACATCCGGTTGCTGGTAAGCCAATGGTTGGCCATGTAATTGAACAAGTAGAAGCAACAGGCGCAAATGAGATTGTCACAATTGTAGGGTTTGGTGCTGAGAAGGTAAAGGATTACTTAGGCAATCGAACAAATTATGCAGTGCAAGAGGAACAGTTAGGTACGGGCCACGCTGTTATACAAGCGGAGACACATTTGAAAGATAAAGAAGGCATTACTCTAGTTATATGTGGAGATACTCCTTTATTAACAGCAGAAACATTAAATAACTTGTTTGATTACCATCAAGAAAAAGGTGCAAAAGCTACAATTTTAACCGCACATGCCCAAAATCCAACAGGATACGGTCGTATCATTCGAAATAAAGAAAATTCTGTAGAAAAAATTGTTGAACAAAAAGATGCTAGTGAAGCAGAAAGGTTAGTGCAAGAGGTTAACACAGGAACGTACTGCTTTGATAATCGTTTACTATTTGAAACCCTCTCACAAGTCGGTAACCAGAACTCTCAAGGCGAGTACTACTTGCCAGATGTTATTGAAATACTAAAGAAGCAAAATGAAATTGTAGATGCTTATAAAATGATAAGTGAAAACGAAGGGAAAGGTGTCAACGATCGAGTTGCACTAGCTGAAGCCTCACAATTGATGCGTGAACGAATTAACAAAATGCATATGCAAAATGGTGTAACAATGATTGACCCGACCACTACTTATATTGATAGTGATATTGTAATTGGATCAGATACAGTTATCGAAGCCAGCGTTTCATTGAAAGGAAAGACTATTATAGGTGAGGATTGCTTTATTGGAGCTCATTCTGAGATATCAAATAGTATAATTAGTGATGGGGTACGTGTCACTAATTCAACTGTTAAAGATTCTGTAATGGAAAAAAATAGCAATATTGGACCCTACAGTCACCTTCGTCCAAATAGTCATGTTGGAGAAGCCGTTCATATTGGGAACTTTGTTGAAATTAAAAACGCAACTCTTGGATTGAAAACTAAGGTCGGGCATTTAACGTACATTGGTGATGCTGATTTAGGGGAAAATATCAACGTTGGGTGTGGCACAATTTTTGTGAATTATGATGGTAAAAATAAATTCCGAACAACTGTAGGAAAGAACGTTTTTGTTGGATGTAATGCAAACTTGATTGCGCCATTAACTATCGGAGAGAATGTTTACATTGCTGCAGGATCGACTATTACAAGAGATATTCCAACAGAGGCTATGGCGATTGCTAGAGCACGTCAAGAAAACAAATTAGAATATTATAATAAACTGCCACATTAA